CATTAATCTGATTGGGGAGCATATCGATTATCTGGGCGGAACGGTGCTTCCGGCGGCCATCGACCGCGGCATTGTCGCCTTTCTGCGCCGGCGCGACGATCGCATGCTGCGGCTGCGATCGGTAGAACAGCCGAACGGCGTGGACATTAATCTCGACGCACTGCCCGATCGAGCCGATGCGTTGCCCGAATCGTGGTCGGGGTATGCGATCGGTATGATCCGCATGTACCTGAGAAACGTGTCTTCGGGCTTCGACGTGCTCTTTGCCTCGAATCTTCCCGTCGGATCAGGCCTTTCTTCTTCGGCCGCTCTCGAAGTGCTGACGGGCTATATAGCTCAGGCCCTATCAATCGAAGACTTTGCCATGAACGAGAAGCAGCGCATTCAACTGGCCCTTGATGCGCAATCGATTGAGAACAGATACATCGGCGTGCAGTGCGGCATCATGGATCAGTTTGCCGTAGCGATGGGGCGAAAAGACCATGCGCTGCATCTGAATACGGAGACGCTGGACTACCGTTACATTCCTTTTAAGAGTGATCGGCATACGATCGTCGTGATGAACTCAAACCGCCCGCGCAAGCTCAGCGAATCTAAGTATAACGAAAGGCGTGCGCAGTGTGATGAGGCGCTCTCGCTGATTCAAAGGCTGCGTCCGCAATACGAGAATCTGGTCGCCGTGCCCGAAGAGGATCTGAACATCCTTTCTGCCGAGCCGATTCTTTTCAGGCGAGCCCGCCATGCCGTTACCGAAAACCTTCGCGTTACCGAAGCCATCGCCGCTTTATCGGCCGGCCATATCGAGCGATTCGGCGCGCTGCTTGACGAATCGCATCGCTCGCTTCGCGACGACTATGAGGTCTCCTGCTTTGAGCTTGATTCGCTTCAGGAGATCAGTCGGGCACATCCTGCCTGCATCGGCTCGCGCATGACCGGCGCCGGCTTCGGCGGATGTGCCATCGCTCTTCTTGAAACGGTCGATCCGGCCGTCGTTCTCGATTTCGCCGAAACGGTAGGAGCTGCCTATAGAAAGGCGACGGATTTTTCGGCCGACATCTTCGCCGTTCAACTGATGGACGGCGTTCACGAAGAAGTCTTATAGAATCTCTCTTTGTAGATTTTCATCTGTGGATTTTCAATAGAAGCAATATAGCATGCACTATAATCAAAAAACGCGAAGAAAAAACTGAACAGAAGAGGACATTCATGCCATCGTTTATCGAAGCGCTTACGCTTAACTCCATCGAGCTGGAGCTGTACGGCCGCCCCGCCCGCGAGATCGACCTGAACCTGATTCCCGATACGGACGCCAAATACAGCATCAGCTGGCCAGGCGCCGACGGCACGTTAACAGTACAGCGAAGCGGCGACGCCATACGCCTGCAGATGCGTCTGAAAACCGAACAGCGCCTGTCACATCTCTTTCTGCGCTTTACCGTCTCATCCGAGCCGGCGCATATCTTCTGCAACGGTTACAACGACTGGACCGGATCGCGCGAATATCGATCCTCCGAGCGTCCCGGACGACTGCTTGCTCCGGCACGATGGCTGCTGCGTCCGTTAAGCGACATACCCGTTATCGAAAAGCGATTGCGCACGGGCAAAGGCGCGAAACGCAGCCAGGCCTTCACCGTGCTGCGAAACGGACATCGCGCCCTTCTCATGGGGTCGGTCTCTGATTTTGACGCCTTTACTTTCTTCGAATTTAAGGGCCGTTCCGTGCTTGTTCACAGAGATGTTGACGGCCGAGCCCTTCAGGGCGAAGAAACGGTGCTCGATCTGTATATCGAAGAGGCTAAGGAACCCGACCTCGAGGCGCTGTATCAGCGCTATTTCGAGTTAAAGGATCTGCCCGCTCTTCGCGCAAAGCCGGCGACGGGTTATACAAGCTGGTACTATCATTATAATCGCCTCACGCCCGACGACCTCTACAGCGTCATCGATCGCTCCGTCGAAACGGGCGCTCCGCTTGACGTGATTCAGATCGACGACGGATTCCAGCGTCGCGTCGGCGACTGGTTCGATCTGAAGCCCGAGTTCGGTGGATCTCTGCGGCCCATCGTCGATCGCATACATAAGGCGGGCTACCGGGCCGGCCTCTGGCTTGCGCCGTTTGTCGCCGAGGCACGATCCAGCATCATGCGCGAACATCCGGACTGGATCGCCCGCGACCGTCGCGGTCGCATGATCAAGGCCGGCTTCAATCCGCTCTGGTCTTACTGGTTCTATGCGCTTGATTTACAGAACGAAGAGGTGCGCGAGTATCTGCACATGGTCTTTCGCGTCGTGCTCGAAGAATGGGATTTTGATCTGCTCAAACTCGACTTCCTCTACGCAGCCGCTCTTCAGGAGCCGAGAACGATGAGCCGGGCTCAGCTGATGGCCGATGGCGTTAACCTGATTCACGAGGCGACGGGCTGGAAGGCCGGCCAGGCGTTTACGCCAGATAAGAAGAACGGGCCGCTGCTTCTTGGATGCGGGATTCCTCCGTCGTCCGCCGAGGGTCGCTTCGATTACTGCCGCATCGGTAGCGACGTCAAAGAATCCTGGGAGGACGGGCTGCTGAAAGCCGTGAACTATCAGGAGAGGGTCTCGACGTTTAACTCGCTGATCTCGACG
This region of Leptonema illini DSM 21528 genomic DNA includes:
- a CDS encoding galactokinase; translated protein: MAVTLDRSRLIERFQSEFGAKPQRVFFAPGRINLIGEHIDYLGGTVLPAAIDRGIVAFLRRRDDRMLRLRSVEQPNGVDINLDALPDRADALPESWSGYAIGMIRMYLRNVSSGFDVLFASNLPVGSGLSSSAALEVLTGYIAQALSIEDFAMNEKQRIQLALDAQSIENRYIGVQCGIMDQFAVAMGRKDHALHLNTETLDYRYIPFKSDRHTIVVMNSNRPRKLSESKYNERRAQCDEALSLIQRLRPQYENLVAVPEEDLNILSAEPILFRRARHAVTENLRVTEAIAALSAGHIERFGALLDESHRSLRDDYEVSCFELDSLQEISRAHPACIGSRMTGAGFGGCAIALLETVDPAVVLDFAETVGAAYRKATDFSADIFAVQLMDGVHEEVL
- a CDS encoding glycoside hydrolase family 36 protein gives rise to the protein MPSFIEALTLNSIELELYGRPAREIDLNLIPDTDAKYSISWPGADGTLTVQRSGDAIRLQMRLKTEQRLSHLFLRFTVSSEPAHIFCNGYNDWTGSREYRSSERPGRLLAPARWLLRPLSDIPVIEKRLRTGKGAKRSQAFTVLRNGHRALLMGSVSDFDAFTFFEFKGRSVLVHRDVDGRALQGEETVLDLYIEEAKEPDLEALYQRYFELKDLPALRAKPATGYTSWYYHYNRLTPDDLYSVIDRSVETGAPLDVIQIDDGFQRRVGDWFDLKPEFGGSLRPIVDRIHKAGYRAGLWLAPFVAEARSSIMREHPDWIARDRRGRMIKAGFNPLWSYWFYALDLQNEEVREYLHMVFRVVLEEWDFDLLKLDFLYAAALQEPRTMSRAQLMADGVNLIHEATGWKAGQAFTPDKKNGPLLLGCGIPPSSAEGRFDYCRIGSDVKESWEDGLLKAVNYQERVSTFNSLISTIGRHPYNGRGFWNDPDVFYLRHTFRALKDTEKSMPLPMNQAEKTTLLLLNHALGGLIFTSDPVHTYNEEELAVYSRCFPQIGHRVDAVRDDERLYTIRFSCEMIDRPLNYLLVSNLRDSEATVDLPEGLWFRSCVHAGSVADIPDASWMQSGQVRLKPHHSLCLLQVGELAGTTGHIFPAGDLLSVNLDATSDSSKNVERRNRTMQVRPAYLVLERSCNLAKSAKPVSQFEVEGRQFVVVQY